From one Leifsonia soli genomic stretch:
- the pip gene encoding prolyl aminopeptidase translates to MFPAIEPYAHGWVENPEQDRIYWETSGNPDGVPVLWLHGGPGSGLGSGGYRKRYDPGAFRLVGIDQRGCGRSTPSVVDALDRMPANTTDGLIADIELVRAEFGIDRWVVTGGSWGSTLALAYALAHPERVTGIVLGAVTTTGRDEVDWLTETMGRVFPEAWEALERSSHRRPGERVIDAYARVLATGTLEERIAAADAWDDWEATHVSLDPNAVPGPLHTDPAQRLVFATLVTHYWANDGFLPGDRAILRRVEELAHIPAVLIHGRHDVSGPVITPWLLHRQWPASRLIVVESEGHGGPQSSELMAEAISGFAR, encoded by the coding sequence ATGTTCCCTGCGATCGAGCCGTACGCACACGGATGGGTGGAGAACCCCGAGCAAGACCGCATCTACTGGGAGACCAGCGGCAACCCGGACGGCGTTCCCGTCCTGTGGCTGCATGGAGGACCCGGTTCCGGACTCGGGTCCGGCGGCTACCGCAAGCGCTACGATCCCGGCGCGTTCCGGCTCGTCGGCATCGACCAGCGGGGATGCGGGCGCAGCACCCCCTCCGTCGTGGATGCGCTCGACCGCATGCCCGCGAACACCACCGACGGTCTGATCGCCGACATCGAGCTGGTCCGTGCAGAGTTCGGCATCGACCGGTGGGTCGTGACGGGCGGATCGTGGGGGTCGACGCTCGCGCTGGCCTACGCGCTGGCGCATCCCGAGCGGGTGACCGGGATCGTGCTCGGCGCCGTCACCACCACCGGCCGCGACGAGGTCGACTGGCTCACGGAGACCATGGGACGCGTCTTCCCCGAGGCCTGGGAGGCGCTGGAGCGGTCGTCGCACCGGCGCCCCGGCGAGCGCGTCATCGACGCCTATGCGCGAGTGCTCGCGACCGGCACGCTCGAGGAGCGGATCGCCGCGGCCGACGCCTGGGACGACTGGGAGGCGACCCATGTCTCCCTCGACCCGAACGCCGTTCCCGGTCCGCTGCACACCGATCCGGCGCAGCGGCTGGTCTTCGCGACGCTGGTGACGCACTACTGGGCGAACGACGGCTTCCTGCCCGGCGACCGCGCCATCCTCCGCCGGGTGGAGGAGCTCGCGCACATCCCGGCGGTGCTCATCCACGGCCGGCACGACGTCAGCGGGCCCGTCATCACGCCATGGCTGCTGCACAGGCAGTGGCCGGCCAGCCGGCTGATCGTGGTCGAGAGCGAGGGGCACGGCGGTCCGCAGTCCTCAGAGCTCATGGCGGAGGCGATCTCCGGCTTCGCGCGCTGA
- a CDS encoding nucleoside/nucleotide kinase family protein: MGRVTTESTASPVSDLTALALRAIALAPAEGRVIVGVAGSPGSGKTTLAHRVAHRVDELAGAGTAVHLPMDGFHLANATLDALGRHDRKGAIDTFDGWGFVALLRRVLAETGNPVYAPAFERTVDEPVAGSIVVPPAARVVVVEGNYLLVDAEPWSRIPDLLAESWFVATPEDERMRRLVDRHTRHGRTLEAATAWARDVDGANALLIEASEARATLVVDGTTGLPAAGA, from the coding sequence ATGGGACGCGTGACCACCGAATCCACCGCCTCCCCCGTCTCGGATCTGACGGCCCTCGCCCTGCGCGCCATCGCCCTGGCACCGGCCGAGGGCCGGGTGATCGTCGGCGTCGCGGGCAGCCCCGGCTCGGGGAAGACGACGCTGGCGCACCGCGTCGCGCACCGCGTGGACGAGCTCGCCGGCGCGGGAACCGCGGTCCACCTCCCGATGGACGGGTTCCACCTCGCCAACGCGACGCTGGATGCTCTGGGGCGGCACGACCGCAAGGGCGCGATCGACACCTTCGACGGCTGGGGATTCGTCGCCCTGCTCCGGCGCGTGCTGGCCGAGACCGGCAACCCGGTCTACGCGCCGGCGTTCGAGCGGACGGTCGACGAACCGGTGGCGGGCTCCATCGTCGTGCCGCCCGCCGCGCGGGTCGTCGTGGTCGAGGGGAACTACCTCCTCGTCGATGCGGAGCCCTGGTCGCGCATCCCTGACCTCCTCGCCGAGTCGTGGTTCGTGGCGACCCCGGAGGACGAGCGGATGCGGCGGCTGGTCGACCGGCACACGCGTCACGGCCGCACGCTCGAGGCGGCGACGGCCTGGGCCCGGGATGTCGACGGCGCCAACGCGCTCCTCATCGAAGCCTCGGAGGCGCGCGCCACGCTGGTCGTCGACGGCACCACCGGACTCCCAGCCGCAGGCGCTTAG